The following are encoded in a window of Kitasatospora sp. NBC_01250 genomic DNA:
- a CDS encoding GNAT family N-acetyltransferase: protein MLEGPDLADTLEVLRRDPVANAFVATRVEAVGLDPWRLGGEMWGWFGPDGRLASLCYAGANLVPINAGPQAVRAFAERARRQGRRCSSIVGPAGPTAALWELLQPSWGPAREVRARQPLLATTEPAAEVAPDPLVRRVRKDEIDLLMPACVAMFTEEVGVSPLAGDGGLLYQARVAELVSGGRSFARISEQGEVVFKAEIGAVTEGACQIQGVWVAPAHRGRRLSESGMAAVLEIALREVAPVVSLYVNDYNLPARAAYHRVGFREVGAFMSVLF, encoded by the coding sequence GTGCTGGAGGGTCCCGATCTCGCCGACACCCTGGAGGTGCTGCGCCGGGACCCGGTCGCCAACGCCTTCGTGGCCACCCGGGTCGAGGCGGTCGGCCTCGACCCGTGGCGGCTCGGCGGCGAGATGTGGGGCTGGTTCGGCCCGGACGGGCGCCTTGCGTCGCTCTGCTACGCCGGGGCCAACCTGGTGCCGATCAACGCCGGACCGCAGGCCGTGCGGGCCTTCGCCGAGCGGGCCCGCCGCCAGGGGCGGCGCTGCTCCTCGATCGTCGGCCCCGCAGGGCCGACGGCCGCGCTCTGGGAGCTGCTGCAGCCCAGCTGGGGCCCGGCCCGCGAGGTGCGGGCCCGTCAGCCGCTGCTGGCCACCACCGAGCCCGCCGCCGAGGTCGCGCCCGACCCGCTGGTGCGGCGGGTCCGCAAGGACGAGATCGACTTGCTGATGCCGGCCTGCGTGGCGATGTTCACCGAGGAGGTCGGGGTCTCCCCGCTGGCCGGTGACGGCGGTCTGCTCTACCAGGCCCGGGTGGCCGAACTGGTGAGCGGCGGCCGCTCGTTCGCACGGATCTCGGAGCAGGGCGAAGTGGTCTTCAAGGCCGAGATCGGTGCGGTGACCGAGGGGGCCTGCCAGATCCAGGGGGTCTGGGTCGCGCCGGCGCACCGCGGCCGGCGGCTCTCCGAGAGCGGCATGGCCGCCGTCCTGGAGATCGCGCTGCGCGAGGTCGCCCCGGTGGTCAGCCTCTACGTCAACGACTACAACCTGCCGGCCAGGGCCGCCTACCACCGGGTCGGCTTCCGCGAGGTCGGGGCCTTCATGTCGGTGCTCTTCTGA
- a CDS encoding ferritin-like domain-containing protein, whose amino-acid sequence MQSPSRRTFLASGALAVAGLLTACTSSGGRSDGSGGPGRGSAKPDPDLALRTKAVAATDALLAQYASVTGAGGGSGSPVAQLRTEVAAQRSALAAGLPAGAASPSGSAAAAPPGSSAPGAGASAGGASGGPGTPTGQAALAAAEWSTAQARLTDLAAASPELARLLASVSAAGALHAVELGNQAPFAASAPPSASPADPPSAGGSPGTAGGVPSGTASPGVAASDKASAGAATPGAGSAALPAGAVTALQAALAGEHSAVYAFGVIAARIAPGAKRDDARSCYAAHQARRDAWQRLLTGAGANPTAAAPGYQLPFAVTDAGSAARLAAEIETRLTAVYADLVAAGSGALRLDAATALRACTLQANHWGATPGALPGLPAPASGAASGPPPSR is encoded by the coding sequence ATGCAGTCCCCCAGCCGACGGACCTTCCTGGCCTCCGGGGCCCTGGCCGTCGCCGGGCTCCTGACCGCCTGCACCTCCTCGGGCGGCAGGTCCGACGGGTCCGGCGGACCGGGTCGCGGGAGTGCCAAGCCCGACCCCGACCTGGCGCTGCGCACCAAGGCGGTCGCCGCCACCGACGCGCTGCTCGCCCAGTACGCGTCCGTCACGGGGGCCGGCGGCGGATCCGGCTCGCCGGTGGCCCAGTTGCGCACCGAGGTGGCGGCCCAGCGGTCCGCGCTGGCCGCCGGGCTGCCGGCCGGCGCCGCCTCGCCCTCCGGCAGCGCCGCTGCCGCCCCGCCCGGTTCGTCCGCCCCGGGTGCCGGCGCATCGGCCGGCGGCGCATCGGGCGGCCCCGGTACGCCGACCGGCCAGGCGGCGCTGGCCGCAGCCGAGTGGAGCACCGCGCAGGCCCGGCTGACCGACCTGGCAGCCGCCTCCCCCGAGCTGGCCCGGCTGCTGGCCTCGGTCTCGGCGGCGGGCGCACTGCACGCGGTCGAGCTGGGCAACCAGGCCCCCTTCGCGGCGAGTGCGCCGCCGTCGGCCTCCCCCGCCGACCCCCCGTCCGCGGGCGGTTCCCCGGGCACCGCGGGCGGCGTGCCGTCGGGCACCGCCTCCCCCGGGGTCGCCGCGTCCGACAAGGCCTCAGCCGGTGCCGCCACACCCGGTGCCGGCTCGGCGGCCCTCCCCGCCGGAGCGGTCACGGCGCTCCAGGCGGCACTGGCCGGCGAGCACAGCGCCGTCTACGCCTTCGGGGTGATCGCGGCCAGGATCGCGCCCGGCGCCAAGCGCGACGACGCCCGCTCCTGCTACGCCGCCCACCAGGCCCGCCGGGACGCCTGGCAGCGCCTGCTGACCGGCGCCGGCGCGAACCCGACCGCGGCTGCACCCGGCTACCAGCTCCCGTTCGCCGTCACCGACGCCGGCTCGGCCGCCCGGCTGGCCGCCGAGATCGAGACCCGGCTGACGGCCGTCTACGCCGATCTGGTGGCGGCCGGCTCCGGTGCGCTGCGGCTGGACGCGGCCACCGCGCTGCGTGCCTGCACCCTGCAGGCCAACCACTGGGGCGCCACTCCCGGGGCACTGCCCGGCCTGCCCGCCCCGGCCTCCGGCGCGGCGTCGGGCCCGCCGCCGAGCCGCTGA
- a CDS encoding aminoglycoside phosphotransferase family protein, with the protein MSPAAGKCTVPDRLRMSVLARQGEAGAAWLTALPERVARQLERWELTLDRVAEPGGRLSLIGYVRRADNTPAVLKAGLVTAETAQEPAALAHWAGRGAVLLLDADPPEGFLLLERLHGEIPLRSLAEAKAMLEACGLLQRLWSDPGPQHPFGSVAEHVAVRSSWMAEHPALAAELDAGPLLEAALRTAAELLGSSEETFLLHGDFHHGNVMAADRAPWLAIDPQPLVGERAFDLAWLAQDRKETLAAAPGPEAAVRRRLHQLSEAVEVDLERLRGWALFRSVAAGLASLAAGDRAGAELYLEFAGRL; encoded by the coding sequence ATGTCGCCAGCAGCAGGGAAGTGCACCGTACCGGACCGACTGCGGATGAGCGTGCTGGCCCGTCAGGGCGAGGCCGGCGCCGCCTGGCTGACGGCGCTGCCGGAGCGCGTCGCCCGCCAGCTGGAGCGCTGGGAGCTGACCCTGGACCGGGTCGCCGAGCCCGGCGGCCGGCTCAGCCTGATCGGCTACGTGCGGCGCGCGGACAACACGCCCGCGGTGCTCAAGGCCGGCCTGGTCACCGCCGAGACCGCCCAGGAGCCCGCCGCACTCGCCCACTGGGCCGGCCGTGGCGCGGTGCTGCTGCTGGACGCCGACCCGCCCGAGGGCTTCCTGCTGCTGGAACGCCTGCACGGGGAGATCCCGCTGCGCTCGCTGGCCGAGGCGAAGGCGATGCTGGAGGCCTGCGGCCTGCTCCAGCGGCTGTGGAGCGACCCCGGCCCGCAGCACCCGTTCGGCTCGGTGGCCGAGCATGTCGCCGTCCGGTCCAGCTGGATGGCCGAACATCCGGCGCTGGCAGCGGAGTTGGACGCCGGCCCGCTGCTGGAGGCGGCGCTGCGCACCGCCGCCGAGCTGCTGGGCTCCAGCGAGGAGACCTTCCTGCTGCACGGCGACTTCCACCACGGCAATGTGATGGCCGCCGACCGTGCGCCCTGGCTGGCCATCGACCCGCAACCGCTGGTCGGCGAACGCGCCTTCGACCTGGCCTGGCTGGCCCAGGACCGCAAGGAGACGCTGGCCGCCGCGCCCGGCCCCGAGGCCGCGGTGCGCAGGCGCCTGCACCAGCTGTCCGAGGCGGTGGAGGTGGACCTGGAGCGGCTGCGCGGCTGGGCGCTCTTCCGCAGCGTCGCGGCCGGCCTCGCCTCGCTGGCGGCCGGCGACCGGGCGGGGGCCGAGCTCTACCTGGAGTTCGCGGGGCGGCTGTAG
- a CDS encoding GNAT family N-acetyltransferase, producing the protein MEQLTEVTVQPIDLAAWAPYALEVQAAAFGLSPSEIAVRLHIVGRHALQPGVIALGALRAGRLVGFGYGMPNLREHWWSTVIEPYLEARGHGDWLDGVFAVTELHVLPEYQGQGLGSTLIRSLCERSGLPRSILSAIDAETPARRLYRSLGYRDLARAVRFPNTDRPYAVMGARLPLLDRTDAAGRA; encoded by the coding sequence ATGGAGCAGCTGACCGAGGTGACCGTCCAGCCGATCGACCTGGCGGCCTGGGCGCCGTACGCGCTGGAGGTGCAGGCGGCGGCCTTCGGGCTGTCGCCTTCGGAGATCGCGGTGCGGCTGCACATCGTGGGGCGGCACGCCCTGCAGCCCGGGGTGATCGCGCTCGGCGCGCTGCGCGCGGGCCGGCTGGTCGGCTTCGGCTACGGCATGCCCAACCTGCGCGAGCACTGGTGGAGCACGGTGATCGAGCCCTACCTGGAGGCCCGCGGGCACGGCGACTGGCTGGACGGCGTCTTCGCCGTCACCGAACTGCACGTGCTGCCCGAGTACCAGGGGCAGGGCCTGGGCAGCACCTTGATCCGCAGCCTGTGCGAGCGCTCCGGCCTGCCGCGCAGCATCCTGTCGGCGATCGACGCCGAGACCCCCGCCCGCCGGCTCTACCGCTCGCTGGGCTACCGCGACCTGGCCCGCGCGGTGCGGTTCCCCAACACCGACCGGCCGTACGCCGTGATGGGCGCCCGGCTGCCGCTGCTGGACCGGACCGACGCGGCCGGCCGGGCCTGA